AATCAAGAGCATTTTAAGACGGCAATTTACTTTCACTGTGGAGGGCTTGAACTTTACCCATGCTAAAGCCTGAAGAGCCTCATATTTAAGCATACCTTATCATATACCAGATAACTTCTATTCACAAAAGTAATGTTACTATATATATAAATAATTACTTATAAAGATAGTAGTAGTAGTAGTAGAGGCTGTGGATATGTGAATAGTTCTGGAAATTAATACAGTTAAAGCACTTAGCATGTTGGTAATAATGTTGGCGAAATTGTTAACGAGTGTTAGTTGTGTGGATAACTTTTGAATATTCTCGTGTGGATAACTTACTAACCATATTTACTAACAAAAGTTAGTAAATAAAATTCGAAGCCCTAAACTCGAAATACGAAACAAATTCGAAAAAAGAAGAAAAATAATAAAGCGCAATAAATTATATATTTTTGTTAGAATTTTATTTTTATCATTTTTGTTTCGTCCGCCAATCATTAGGGCGGATTGAGCTTACGATTTCGTAAGCTCTTGTATCTCTTTCAACTCCTGGATCAGAATAAGGTCTGTTTGAATTTTTGCGCTGATGGTTTCATAGGCGTGAATTACCGTGGAATGATCCCTTCCTCCGAAGTTCTGGCCGATCTCAGGTAAAGACATATCCGTAAGCTCTCTAGTCAGATACATTGCAACCTGTCTGGCAAAGGCGGCCGGCTGGGTCCTTTTTTTGGTAACCATATCCGAAGGCCTTAACTTGTAGTATTTAACAACGGCGTCTTTAATGTCTTCAATAGTGATCTTTTTTTCCTGTGCGGCAGGAACTACATCTTTGAGGCATTCTTTGACCAGGTCAAGAGAAATTTTTGCTTTTGTTATAGATGAGTAAGCAATCACCTTTGTAAGATAACCGCCGAGTTTTCTTATGTCATTTGATTCCATGTTGGCAATATACAGGCAGATCTCATCAGAAAGAAAGATCTTTTCACTCTCCGCCTTCCTCTTTAAGATAGCAACGCGGAGTTCAAGACTCGGCGCGCCGATATCTGCGATAAGACCCATTTCAAAACGTGATTTTAAACGCTCTTCAATTTTTAATTCCTGCGGTTTGGAATCCGAAGTGGCGACAATCTGCCTGTTGGCGGAATAAAGCACGTTAAAGGTGTGGAAAAACTCCTCCTGCATCCCTTCTTTTCCCTGGAGGAATTGAATATCATCGATCATAAGCAGATCCACATACCGGTATTTGTTCCTGAAGTCATTAATCTTTCCGGAAGCTATTGCCGAAACCATTTCATTTAAAAACTGTTCGGAAGTAAGATACGCTATTTTTAAAGAAGGATCGCCTTTTCTGATTGCATTACCAATTGCGTGCAGCAGGTGAGTTTTCCCCAGCCCCACCCCTCCATAAATAAAAACGGGATTGTAGGATTTTGCCGGAGCTTCTGATACTGCTACGCAGGCGCCGTGAGCAAATCTGTTACTGTCTCCAACAATAAAATTTTCGAAAATATATTTTTGGTCTAAAGATAGTCCGATAATTGTACCGGTGGAAAATTTCTTCTCCTCTCTCGGAGAAACATTCGCAGTTTCAATCACAACCGGTTCTTGTTTTGCCGTTGAAATTGAATAATTAATGAAGATATCTTTATTTTCGACAGACCGGAGAGCTTCCAAGAGCAGTTCTTTGTAGTTTTTTTCCAGCCATTCTTTGTTGAAATTATTTGGAACTTCAAGTGTCAGTGTAGATGCAGCTTCATCGTAGGAAATAGCCTTAGCAACATTAAACCAGGTGTCATAAGACTGTTTACTAACACGTGATTGTATTGTTTCTAATGCCTTGTTCCATATTGAAACATCTGACATATTTGCAAATCTCCTTATTTCTAAATGCATTTTGCAATAAAGCGCAATTATTGCCTATTTTTACGATACTTATCCACAACTTTATCCACACTGTGAATATCGCAAATAACCTTTATTATCAAAGCATTTATAAAGTTATCCACAGGCACAAATTGTAGTGTTTTTTATTGAAGTTATCCACAACCTGTTGTGTTGGCTTTCCCTTTAAATACAAAGACAGGCTATAAGCCTGTCAGGGTGTTTTTCTCGTGAAACTATGTCTGCCGATAATTGATTTTGCTAAACTACCGAGCGAAGTAATCTTATAACAGTTAGGGGAAAATGTCAAGAGAAATAATTTCCGAAAAAATAAATTACTAATGACTAGTGACTATTTTAGGAACGCAGCTAAAAACCGCTGCGAATATTTAATAAATACATTATGAAGGCCTGCATAGTATTTTTGCAGGCCAACTTTAAATAGTCAGTAGTCATTAGTCCTTAGTCATTTTCTTATTACCGTTTGACAATCCCTGTGTCCTGTGATATATTTAGTAAACTTAATAATAGAACCATGAGTTATATCAGTGGAATCCAAAAGATTTGCAATCGGTGGAATCGCTTTATCAGGAGGGAGACAAGAATATGGTTAAAAGAACATTTCAACCGCACAAGAGAAAAAGAAAGAGAACGCACGGCTTCTTAAAAAAAATGAGAAGAGTGGGAGGAAAGAGAACACTTTCCCGACGCAGAGCAAAGGGAAGAAAAAGCTTGATCAATAAGTAAATGATTGATTCCTTAACTTCAAATGAAGTAAAAAAGCTTTTTGAAACAGGAAAAAGAATACGGGGAAAAGATATTTCCTTAATAATAGGCGGGAGTGACAGCGGCCGTTTCAGGTTCGCTGTCCTTCCGGCCAAAGTAAAGCCGGCAACAAAAAGAAATAAA
The nucleotide sequence above comes from Candidatus Firestonebacteria bacterium RIFOXYD2_FULL_39_29. Encoded proteins:
- a CDS encoding 50S ribosomal protein L34 encodes the protein MVKRTFQPHKRKRKRTHGFLKKMRRVGGKRTLSRRRAKGRKSLINK